The following are encoded together in the Dyella terrae genome:
- a CDS encoding DJ-1/PfpI family protein yields the protein MRDTVYFLVFDGYADWHAAHALCEIRRPGEWQLKTVGFSMQPALSMGGLRVAPELTLDQLDLKRAALLVVPGGYLWEHGHGEEAVAAARRIHAAGAPVAAVDSGVLVLARAGLLDACRHTGSYPGHIGTHVPGYAGADQFDANVLAVSDGGVITASQLGSVEFAREVIRTLDLYNPSDREHWFRLFKHALPPPWCAGEAATAVAA from the coding sequence ATGCGCGATACGGTGTATTTCCTGGTGTTCGACGGCTACGCGGACTGGCATGCGGCGCATGCGCTCTGCGAGATCCGCCGTCCGGGCGAATGGCAGTTGAAGACGGTGGGCTTTTCCATGCAGCCGGCGCTCTCGATGGGCGGCCTGCGCGTGGCGCCCGAGTTGACCCTGGACCAGCTGGACCTCAAGCGCGCGGCGTTGCTGGTCGTGCCCGGCGGATATCTGTGGGAACACGGGCACGGTGAGGAGGCTGTGGCCGCGGCGCGACGCATCCACGCGGCCGGTGCGCCCGTAGCCGCCGTCGACAGCGGTGTGTTGGTGTTGGCCCGGGCCGGGCTACTGGATGCCTGCCGTCATACCGGTAGCTATCCGGGCCACATCGGCACTCACGTGCCTGGGTATGCGGGCGCCGATCAATTCGACGCCAACGTGCTTGCGGTGAGCGATGGCGGGGTGATCACCGCTAGTCAGCTCGGCAGCGTGGAGTTCGCCCGCGAAGTGATCCGCACGCTGGACCTCTACAACCCGAGCGATCGGGAGCATTGGTTTCGTTTGTTCAAGCACGCCCTGCCGCCGCCGTGGTGCGCGGGCGAAGCTGCCACAGCCGTGGCAGCGTAA
- a CDS encoding class 1 fructose-bisphosphatase, which yields MKSISLIQFLIEERRAGRINAELSLLIEVVARACKRIAVATNKGALGGVLGEAGTGNIQGEAQKKLDVISNEILLEANAWGGQLAACASEEMEDPQPIPDMYPKGHHLLLFDPLDGSSNIDVNISVGTIFSVLRCPDGVTEPKAEHFLQEGTTQLAAGYVVYGPATVFVLTFGHGTHEFTLDREVGSFVLSRRDIRIPEETAEFAINMSNQRHWEAPMQRYIGELLAGQDGPRGKDFNMRWVASMVADVHRIITRGGVFFYPLDAKIKSKGGKLRLMYEANPMAFIIEQAGGAATTGRQRIMEIQPSGLHQRVPVFLGSKKEVEVATHYHVAADAAG from the coding sequence ATGAAGTCCATCTCGCTCATCCAGTTCCTCATTGAGGAACGCCGCGCCGGCCGCATCAACGCCGAGCTCTCCCTCCTGATCGAAGTCGTCGCGCGCGCCTGCAAGCGCATCGCCGTGGCCACCAACAAGGGCGCCCTGGGCGGCGTGCTGGGCGAGGCCGGCACCGGCAACATCCAAGGCGAGGCGCAAAAGAAGCTGGACGTGATCTCTAACGAGATCCTGCTGGAAGCCAACGCCTGGGGCGGTCAGCTCGCCGCCTGCGCCTCGGAGGAAATGGAAGACCCGCAGCCCATCCCCGACATGTACCCCAAGGGCCATCACCTGCTGCTGTTCGATCCCCTGGACGGCAGCTCCAATATCGACGTGAACATCTCCGTCGGCACCATCTTCTCCGTGCTGCGCTGCCCGGACGGCGTCACCGAGCCGAAGGCCGAGCACTTCCTGCAGGAAGGCACCACACAGCTCGCCGCCGGTTACGTGGTCTACGGCCCGGCCACCGTGTTCGTGCTTACCTTTGGCCACGGTACGCACGAGTTCACGCTGGATCGCGAAGTGGGCAGCTTCGTCCTGAGCCGCCGTGACATCCGCATTCCGGAAGAGACCGCCGAGTTCGCCATCAACATGTCGAACCAGCGCCACTGGGAAGCACCGATGCAGCGCTACATCGGCGAGCTGCTCGCCGGCCAGGATGGCCCGCGCGGCAAGGATTTCAACATGCGCTGGGTTGCCTCCATGGTGGCCGACGTGCATCGCATCATCACCCGCGGCGGCGTGTTCTTCTATCCGCTGGACGCCAAGATTAAGTCCAAGGGCGGCAAGCTGCGCCTGATGTACGAAGCCAACCCGATGGCCTTCATCATCGAGCAGGCCGGCGGTGCAGCCACCACCGGCCGCCAGCGCATCATGGAGATCCAGCCCAGCGGCCTGCACCAGCGCGTGCCGGTGTTCCTGGGTTCGAAGAAGGAAGTGGAAGTGGCGACGCATTACCACGTCGCGGCGGACGCGGCGGGTTGA
- a CDS encoding patatin-like phospholipase family protein: MTSTRRIRSLLPLLATLALCACFGDTKPTPPAPVAPPPVVKLRIGLALGGGAAKGFAHIGVIKMLEANGIHPDVVSGTSAGSVVGALYASGMDAFQLQETAVALDQASIRDVRLFSGGVVQGQKLQDYVNQQVKNRPLDKLNVPFAAVATQLETGQRTVFVRGNTGQAVRASSSVPGVFEPVEINGKHYVDGGVVSPVPVDAARQLGADVVIAVDISSKASGTNPQGMLGIVGQSISIMGQKLGEQELARADIVIRPKVNQIGAADFEQRDQAILEGERAALAAIPAIKAKIAAVQVARQQAAAHPQPAATSSAH, from the coding sequence ATGACGTCCACCCGCCGCATCCGCTCGCTCCTCCCCCTGCTCGCCACGCTGGCGCTCTGCGCCTGCTTTGGCGACACCAAGCCCACTCCGCCTGCTCCTGTCGCGCCGCCGCCGGTGGTGAAGCTGCGTATCGGGTTGGCGCTGGGCGGTGGTGCGGCCAAGGGTTTTGCGCATATCGGCGTGATCAAGATGTTGGAGGCCAACGGCATCCACCCCGACGTGGTTTCCGGCACCAGTGCGGGTAGCGTGGTCGGCGCGCTCTATGCCAGCGGCATGGACGCGTTCCAGTTACAGGAAACCGCCGTTGCGCTCGATCAGGCGAGCATCCGCGACGTACGGCTGTTTTCCGGTGGCGTGGTGCAGGGACAGAAGCTGCAGGACTACGTGAACCAGCAGGTGAAGAACCGCCCGCTGGACAAGCTCAACGTGCCGTTCGCCGCTGTGGCGACGCAGTTGGAAACCGGTCAGCGCACCGTGTTCGTACGCGGCAACACTGGGCAGGCGGTGCGCGCATCCAGTAGCGTCCCGGGCGTATTCGAGCCCGTGGAGATCAACGGCAAGCATTACGTCGACGGCGGCGTGGTCAGCCCGGTGCCGGTCGATGCTGCACGCCAGCTCGGCGCGGATGTCGTGATTGCTGTGGATATCTCCAGCAAGGCCAGCGGCACCAACCCGCAGGGCATGCTCGGCATCGTGGGCCAGTCCATCAGCATCATGGGCCAGAAGCTAGGCGAGCAGGAGCTGGCGCGGGCCGATATCGTGATCCGCCCGAAGGTGAACCAGATCGGCGCCGCCGACTTCGAGCAGCGTGATCAGGCCATCCTGGAGGGCGAACGCGCTGCACTCGCGGCCATTCCGGCAATCAAAGCTAAGATCGCCGCGGTGCAGGTGGCGCGCCAGCAGGCTGCGGCGCACCCACAACCCGCGGCGACCAGTAGCGCTCACTAA
- a CDS encoding alpha/beta hydrolase family protein codes for MQHPARLLLPLLAIAFVPALHAAPAVDPRIDALLTDLGKVRAISAVQLSPDGTQLAWVVRTDGKDNIEVAKADGSDAHRVGTKTGDCNETEPAWSPDSHHLAFLANCVSGSSRQKDLLIVDTLAKESPHHMATLPGVAQDLSWSRDGKSLGFLYVPNGTRRASAVYAAKPASGEIGVDGLEVQRVAAVDATGGAVRLLTPENVYAYEFAWSPDSRLIAYTGAPPPGDNNWWLAKLYVQNAESGAKGSAILDPSTVKGSLHGLQIALPRWSPDGKRIAFIGGLMSYQGATGGDLYAVSVTGGEPTNLTPGTRVTPSWFAWTGSQQMVVAQVTNGQSQVAQYDVDAGKATQSRALFTLPASIGDGSAEMALSLSADHTKVAFVQSSYAEAPEVRAGALSSDAPPAVSHINTALKPRWGKAESVEWDNEGRHVQGWLLYPADYDPKKSYPMIVTVHGGPSSAVIPRWPSVGFGGVPFSALGYFVFMPNPRGSFGQGEAYVQANRKDFGHGDLRDILTGIDTIEKKLPVDDKRLGLTGWSYGGFMSMFIPTQTQRFHAVVAGAGIANWQSYYGQNLIDQWMIPFFGASVYDDPQAYAKSSAINFIKQTKSPTLVVVGDRDAECPAPQSFEYWHALRALGVPTSLVVYPNEGHHFVDPDHQRDVLQRALMWFEKYLPASK; via the coding sequence ATGCAACACCCTGCCCGTTTGCTGCTTCCACTCCTGGCCATCGCCTTCGTCCCTGCGCTGCATGCCGCACCCGCCGTCGATCCGCGTATCGACGCGCTGCTAACCGACCTGGGCAAGGTCCGGGCCATCAGCGCCGTACAACTGTCACCCGACGGCACTCAACTCGCGTGGGTCGTGCGTACCGACGGCAAGGACAACATCGAAGTCGCCAAGGCCGATGGCAGCGACGCGCATCGCGTGGGCACCAAGACCGGGGACTGCAACGAAACCGAACCCGCGTGGTCACCGGACTCGCATCATCTCGCCTTCCTGGCGAACTGCGTTAGCGGCAGCAGCCGGCAGAAGGACCTGCTCATCGTCGACACGCTGGCCAAGGAATCGCCGCACCATATGGCCACGCTGCCAGGCGTCGCCCAGGACCTCAGCTGGTCGCGCGACGGCAAGTCCTTGGGCTTTCTCTACGTGCCCAACGGTACGCGCCGCGCCAGCGCGGTGTACGCGGCAAAGCCCGCGTCAGGGGAAATCGGCGTGGACGGACTGGAAGTGCAGCGCGTAGCCGCCGTAGATGCTACGGGAGGCGCAGTGCGGTTGCTGACGCCGGAGAACGTCTACGCGTACGAATTCGCATGGTCACCGGACAGCCGGCTGATCGCCTACACCGGTGCGCCACCGCCGGGCGACAACAACTGGTGGCTGGCCAAACTTTACGTGCAGAACGCTGAGTCCGGTGCAAAGGGCTCAGCCATCCTCGATCCTTCTACCGTGAAAGGCTCGTTGCATGGCTTGCAGATCGCTCTGCCTCGCTGGTCGCCAGACGGTAAGCGCATCGCCTTCATCGGCGGTTTGATGAGTTATCAGGGTGCAACCGGCGGTGATCTGTATGCGGTCTCGGTCACCGGCGGCGAACCGACTAACCTCACGCCGGGTACGCGCGTGACGCCTTCCTGGTTCGCATGGACTGGCTCACAGCAGATGGTGGTGGCACAAGTCACCAACGGCCAGAGCCAGGTCGCCCAGTACGATGTGGACGCCGGCAAGGCCACACAGTCGCGCGCGCTATTTACCCTGCCGGCCAGCATCGGCGACGGCAGTGCGGAAATGGCTTTGTCGCTATCGGCCGATCACACCAAGGTGGCTTTCGTGCAGAGTTCCTATGCGGAGGCGCCGGAAGTGCGCGCCGGCGCGCTCAGTAGCGATGCACCGCCAGCAGTCAGCCACATCAACACCGCACTCAAGCCCCGTTGGGGCAAGGCCGAATCGGTGGAGTGGGACAACGAAGGCCGCCACGTGCAGGGTTGGTTGCTGTACCCCGCCGACTACGATCCGAAGAAGTCGTACCCGATGATCGTCACTGTGCATGGCGGACCGTCGAGCGCCGTGATTCCGCGCTGGCCCAGCGTGGGCTTCGGCGGCGTGCCGTTCTCGGCATTGGGCTACTTCGTGTTCATGCCCAACCCGCGCGGCAGCTTTGGCCAAGGTGAAGCCTACGTACAGGCCAACCGCAAGGACTTCGGCCATGGCGACCTGCGCGACATCCTCACTGGCATCGATACGATCGAGAAGAAACTGCCGGTAGATGACAAGCGCCTGGGGCTCACCGGTTGGAGCTACGGTGGCTTCATGAGCATGTTCATTCCCACGCAAACGCAGCGCTTCCACGCCGTGGTGGCAGGCGCAGGCATCGCTAACTGGCAGAGCTACTACGGCCAAAACCTGATCGACCAGTGGATGATTCCGTTCTTTGGCGCGTCGGTATACGACGATCCGCAGGCCTATGCCAAAAGTTCGGCGATCAACTTCATCAAACAGACCAAGTCGCCCACGTTGGTCGTGGTGGGTGATCGCGATGCGGAATGCCCGGCGCCGCAATCATTCGAGTACTGGCATGCGCTGCGTGCGCTCGGCGTGCCGACGTCGCTGGTGGTGTATCCGAACGAAGGTCATCACTTCGTCGATCCCGACCATCAACGCGATGTGTTGCAGCGCGCGCTGATGTGGTTCGAGAAGTACCTGCCTGCGTCGAAGTGA
- a CDS encoding PA0069 family radical SAM protein, giving the protein MAESFLPLQALKGRGAASNPEGRFESIRHHAEDDGWQSLVLDEQAPRPRTEVTEEKARSVITRNDSPDIHFNQALNPYRGCEHGCIYCFARPSHSYLNLSPGLDFETKLRAKSNLAEVLRHELARPSYTVSPINIGSNTDPYQPIESRWKLTRAALEVLAECKHPCTIVTKNSMVERDLDILASMARENLVQVFVSVNSLDNHLAAKLEPRASAPHRRIKAIRTLREAGVPVGVLVAPIIPALNDGDLEAVLEQAADAGATCAGFTTLRLPYELKALFREWLALHVPQRATHVMSLVQQMHGGRDYDSDFSTRMRGHGVFAELIRRRFDVACRKHGLGRTRELSLDTTKFMPPRKPSPQGQLF; this is encoded by the coding sequence ATGGCCGAATCCTTCCTCCCCCTGCAAGCCCTCAAGGGCCGTGGTGCTGCCTCCAACCCGGAAGGCCGCTTCGAGTCCATCCGCCATCACGCGGAAGACGACGGCTGGCAAAGCCTTGTGCTCGACGAGCAGGCCCCACGCCCGCGGACCGAGGTCACGGAAGAGAAGGCACGCAGCGTCATCACCCGCAACGATTCGCCCGATATCCATTTCAACCAGGCGTTGAATCCGTATCGTGGCTGCGAGCACGGTTGCATCTACTGCTTCGCGCGGCCTTCGCACAGCTATCTCAATCTATCGCCCGGCCTCGACTTCGAAACCAAGCTGCGTGCCAAGAGCAATCTGGCCGAAGTGTTGCGCCATGAGCTGGCGCGTCCTTCCTACACCGTCAGCCCGATCAATATCGGCAGCAACACCGATCCCTACCAGCCGATCGAAAGCCGTTGGAAACTCACGCGCGCCGCACTGGAAGTGTTGGCGGAGTGCAAACACCCATGCACCATCGTCACCAAGAACTCGATGGTCGAACGCGACCTGGACATACTTGCGTCGATGGCGCGGGAAAACCTTGTGCAGGTGTTCGTGTCGGTGAACTCGCTGGATAACCACCTGGCCGCAAAACTGGAACCGCGCGCAAGCGCACCACATCGACGCATCAAGGCGATTCGCACCTTGCGTGAGGCCGGTGTGCCGGTCGGCGTGCTTGTCGCACCCATCATTCCCGCACTCAACGACGGCGACCTGGAAGCTGTACTGGAGCAGGCCGCCGATGCCGGTGCCACGTGCGCCGGCTTCACCACGTTGCGCCTCCCTTATGAGTTGAAGGCACTGTTCCGTGAGTGGCTGGCGCTACACGTGCCGCAACGCGCCACCCATGTGATGAGCCTGGTGCAGCAGATGCACGGTGGCCGCGATTACGACAGCGATTTCTCCACGCGCATGCGTGGGCATGGCGTATTCGCTGAGCTCATCCGCCGCCGATTCGACGTGGCCTGCCGCAAGCACGGCTTGGGTCGTACGCGGGAGTTGTCGCTGGACACCACCAAGTTCATGCCGCCGCGCAAACCGTCGCCGCAAGGGCAACTGTTCTGA
- a CDS encoding GlsB/YeaQ/YmgE family stress response membrane protein, protein MTTEGLLVFLLIGAIAGWVAGLIVRGFGFGLIGNIVVGIIGAFFAGWLLPRLGVHFAVAGPFVNSILHALIGAVVLLAIVGVIRSV, encoded by the coding sequence ATGACCACCGAAGGCTTGTTGGTTTTCCTGTTGATCGGCGCCATTGCCGGCTGGGTGGCCGGCCTGATCGTGCGGGGCTTCGGCTTCGGACTGATCGGCAATATCGTGGTCGGCATCATCGGCGCATTCTTTGCCGGATGGCTGCTGCCCCGACTGGGCGTGCATTTCGCTGTGGCCGGCCCGTTTGTGAATAGCATTCTGCATGCGCTGATCGGCGCGGTGGTGCTGTTGGCGATCGTCGGCGTGATACGCAGCGTGTGA
- a CDS encoding MFS transporter produces the protein MATTAVDMRGPLDTGHRRVILASSLGTVFEWYDFYLYGSLAALIGKHFFTGLNETSQFIFALLAFAAGFAVRPFGAIVFGRLGDMIGRKHTFLITIIIMGLSTFFVGVLPGYAQIGVAAPTLLIALRLLQGLALGGEYGGAATYVAEHAPNGKRGLYTSFIQITATFGLFLSLLVILGTRLGLGDTKFDDWGWRIPFLVSSLLLAVSVYIRMQLQESPVFKQMKAEGKQSKAPLTEAFGHWKNLKLVILALLGATAGQAVVWYTGQFYALYFLTQSLKIDGTTANLLIAAALAIGTPFFVLFGWLSDRIGRKTIVLAGCLIAALTYFPIFKGLTHFGNPAIEIAAATSPVKVVADPKACSFQFDPVGKTKFTSSCDVAKSALAKKGIPYSNITAEPGSVAEVKIGDRTITSFEGASLDSKAFADQGKAFGTQLGAALKAAGYPEKADPAQSNYVMLIVLLAILVIYVTMVYGPIAAWLVEMFPTRIRYTSMSLPYHIGNGWFGGFVPTIGFMLVAWKGDIYYGLWYPIIVAIGTFFIGLLFLRETKDVDIRY, from the coding sequence ATGGCTACGACCGCCGTCGATATGCGGGGGCCGCTCGACACCGGCCACCGCCGCGTCATCCTGGCCTCCAGCCTGGGCACCGTGTTCGAGTGGTACGACTTCTATCTCTATGGTTCGCTCGCCGCACTGATCGGCAAGCACTTCTTCACCGGGCTCAACGAAACCAGCCAGTTCATCTTCGCGCTGCTCGCCTTCGCCGCTGGCTTTGCAGTGCGTCCGTTCGGCGCCATCGTGTTTGGCCGGCTGGGCGACATGATCGGCCGCAAGCACACCTTCCTCATCACCATCATCATCATGGGCTTGTCGACGTTCTTCGTCGGCGTGCTGCCGGGTTATGCACAGATCGGCGTCGCCGCCCCCACCTTGCTGATCGCATTGCGCTTGCTGCAGGGCCTGGCGTTGGGTGGCGAATACGGTGGTGCGGCCACCTATGTCGCTGAGCATGCGCCCAACGGCAAACGCGGCTTGTACACCAGCTTCATCCAGATCACCGCCACCTTCGGTCTGTTCCTCTCGCTGCTTGTCATTCTCGGCACACGCTTGGGATTGGGCGACACCAAGTTCGACGACTGGGGCTGGCGCATTCCGTTCCTGGTGTCCTCATTGCTGCTGGCGGTGTCGGTGTACATCCGCATGCAGTTGCAGGAATCGCCGGTGTTCAAGCAGATGAAGGCCGAGGGCAAGCAGTCCAAGGCGCCGCTTACCGAGGCATTCGGCCACTGGAAGAACCTCAAGCTGGTGATCCTTGCGCTGCTCGGCGCAACGGCCGGTCAAGCGGTGGTGTGGTACACGGGCCAGTTCTACGCGCTGTACTTCCTTACCCAAAGCCTGAAAATTGACGGCACCACAGCGAACCTGCTGATCGCCGCTGCGCTTGCGATCGGCACGCCGTTCTTCGTGCTATTCGGTTGGCTGTCGGACCGCATTGGCCGCAAGACCATCGTGCTTGCCGGCTGCTTGATCGCTGCACTCACCTACTTCCCCATCTTCAAGGGACTTACGCACTTCGGCAATCCGGCCATCGAAATTGCTGCGGCGACATCGCCGGTGAAAGTGGTGGCCGATCCAAAGGCATGCAGCTTCCAGTTCGATCCGGTGGGCAAGACCAAGTTCACCAGTTCGTGCGACGTGGCCAAGAGTGCATTGGCCAAGAAGGGCATTCCGTACTCCAACATCACCGCAGAGCCGGGTAGCGTGGCCGAAGTGAAGATCGGTGATCGCACCATCACCTCGTTTGAGGGCGCCTCGCTCGACAGTAAGGCATTCGCAGACCAAGGTAAGGCCTTCGGAACGCAACTAGGCGCCGCACTGAAAGCGGCCGGCTATCCGGAAAAAGCCGATCCCGCGCAGAGCAACTACGTGATGCTGATCGTCTTGCTGGCGATCCTGGTGATCTACGTGACCATGGTGTACGGGCCCATTGCGGCATGGCTGGTGGAGATGTTCCCCACTCGCATCCGCTATACCTCAATGAGCTTGCCGTATCACATCGGCAATGGCTGGTTCGGTGGCTTCGTGCCCACCATCGGCTTCATGCTGGTGGCGTGGAAGGGCGATATTTACTACGGCCTGTGGTATCCGATCATCGTGGCCATAGGCACGTTCTTCATCGGCCTTCTGTTCCTACGTGAAACCAAGGACGTGGATATCCGCTACTGA
- a CDS encoding OprO/OprP family phosphate-selective porin encodes MTLPTTARRHGLLALSIACALSLPLGAHAQSTTTKSKSTTHEQQLEQRVNQLEQELAELKAMIQEQKAATTQAAQTAQQAQATAVQAQSTAQATSTKVEATPPPQFSTAPGLKVALHGFISATAFGQDRTFSNYGNGQNAEIPAPPTAANKANGYDGSLSGFDIRNTRFWLDITGAKLTENWTGGGRIEMDFFGGNNGTGAYAQQQPIPRLRQAYMDITNPDWGSTIRIGQQWELMFPLENTATSLTHIAFPLGYGTGFVGWRYPGVVWMQDLNHGSDGIKWRLDLGVFEGNWNGPANEAGTSTVNYLTAGNANFRPQVEARLHAQGSDWLAYFTAHYSEVKLNGVGDINPKPLRDTLNSIGYELGAQWKPGVWTLKGLIYSGRALGELFGSMSQFGNINESGGYVQAGYNFTPKWSVNAFYGMVRPNNDQVIHWTTTSATAGTALLRSNQSALSLQYASGNYELGVEWMYDKLRYQVGADGPRQNTKGNQVSLSGLYKF; translated from the coding sequence ATGACACTGCCTACGACCGCACGTCGCCATGGCTTGCTGGCGCTCAGCATCGCTTGTGCGCTGAGCCTGCCGCTGGGAGCCCATGCGCAGAGCACAACAACAAAGAGCAAGAGCACCACCCACGAGCAGCAGCTCGAACAGCGCGTCAACCAGTTGGAGCAGGAACTGGCCGAACTGAAGGCCATGATCCAGGAGCAGAAGGCTGCCACCACGCAGGCCGCGCAGACTGCCCAGCAGGCCCAGGCCACGGCGGTGCAGGCGCAGTCCACCGCGCAGGCCACGTCGACCAAGGTAGAAGCGACACCGCCGCCACAGTTCAGCACCGCGCCCGGCCTCAAGGTGGCGCTGCATGGCTTCATCAGTGCGACAGCCTTTGGCCAGGACCGGACCTTCTCCAACTACGGCAATGGTCAGAACGCCGAGATCCCGGCCCCACCGACTGCAGCCAACAAAGCCAATGGCTATGACGGCTCGCTCAGCGGCTTCGACATCCGCAATACCCGCTTCTGGCTCGACATCACCGGCGCCAAGCTCACCGAAAACTGGACCGGTGGCGGTCGTATCGAGATGGACTTTTTCGGTGGCAACAACGGCACCGGCGCCTATGCGCAACAGCAGCCGATCCCGCGATTGCGCCAGGCCTACATGGACATCACCAATCCCGATTGGGGTAGCACCATCCGCATCGGTCAGCAGTGGGAGCTGATGTTCCCGTTGGAGAACACGGCCACCTCGCTCACGCACATTGCCTTCCCGTTGGGCTACGGCACCGGCTTCGTCGGCTGGCGCTATCCCGGCGTGGTGTGGATGCAGGATCTGAACCACGGTTCGGATGGCATCAAGTGGCGCCTTGATCTGGGCGTGTTCGAAGGCAACTGGAATGGTCCAGCCAACGAGGCGGGCACCAGCACCGTCAACTACCTCACGGCGGGCAACGCGAATTTCCGCCCGCAGGTGGAAGCACGCTTGCATGCGCAAGGCAGCGACTGGCTGGCGTATTTCACGGCGCACTATTCGGAGGTCAAGCTCAACGGCGTGGGCGACATCAATCCCAAGCCGCTGCGTGACACCCTCAACAGCATTGGCTACGAATTGGGCGCACAGTGGAAGCCGGGCGTATGGACCCTCAAGGGTTTGATCTACAGCGGCAGGGCACTGGGCGAGTTGTTCGGCTCGATGTCGCAGTTCGGCAACATCAACGAATCGGGCGGCTACGTGCAGGCGGGTTACAACTTCACGCCAAAGTGGAGCGTCAACGCGTTCTACGGCATGGTGCGCCCGAACAACGACCAGGTGATCCACTGGACCACCACCAGCGCCACCGCCGGTACCGCGCTGCTGCGCAGCAACCAGTCGGCGTTGAGCTTGCAGTACGCCTCGGGCAACTACGAGCTGGGCGTGGAGTGGATGTACGACAAGCTGCGCTATCAAGTCGGTGCTGACGGTCCACGCCAGAACACCAAAGGCAACCAAGTCAGCCTGAGCGGCCTATACAAGTTCTAA